CAGGGTGCGTTCAAATACGGtttatatgaattattcaaagtagaatacttaaaattaatgggAGAAGAAAATGCATACACATACAGAGTTGCATTATATTTAGCTGCTTCGGCATCAGCTGAATTTTTCGCAGATATTGCTTTAAGCCCAATGGAAGCTGCTAAAGTGAAGATTCAAACCACTCCCGGATTTGCTAATACATTACGTGAAGCTCTTCCTAAAATGATGAAAGAAGAGGGTTTAACTGCATTCTATAAAGGTGTTGTACCTTTATGGGGTCGACAAATTCCATATACAATGGTGAAATTCGCATGTTTTGAAAAGACAATGgaattattatacttatatgTTGTACCAAAACCACGCGAGGAATGTACAAAAGCTGAACAATTGGCGGTTACATTCACGGCCGGTTATATTGCTGGTGTATTTTGTGCTATTGTTTCACATCCAGCCGATACAGTTGTTTCAAAATTGAATCAAGCTAAAGGGGCAACAATTGGTGATATTGTTAAGAAAATTGGTTTTGCGGGATTATGGGGTGGTTTAGGTACTAGAATTGTTATGATTGGTACATTAACTGCATTACAATGGTTTATTTATGATGGTGTGAAAGTAGCTTTAAGAATTCCACGACCACCGCCAGCAGAGATGccagaaagtttaaaaaagaaattagaacAAGGGGCTCCATAATATTCCAATTTGTAGCCTTAAATCAATTACTTAgttcaattttaatgtatatcagtatttatgtattttatttctatgaaaaataaattcggAAAACTACCAACTCGAATCTTGTTTTTtgctttgttaaaaataaatatagcaaAGATAAAAACGATTACTTCAATCGTAATTTATGGGAAATCGAGTTCTGATTGCTGTAATTTCCATTACAAGTTTTCCAGAATGAGTTGTTAGTTTGTTGTAATATAGGTCTGTGGAATCCACAGACCCTGATTTGTAGACAACTCAAAACTCACTTGAATGCTGAAAAAAAATGACAGAATTGACAGTCTGTCACAGTAAGAGGAAATGTCTTGTGAAAATTTACCGGAGTTATTAATCGAAAAACTAAGCCTTGGTCAAAATTTATTAGAGAAATTACACAATTTAAGCCACATAAATGGAGTCAATAAATTAAAGCGAAAAATTAATcaagaattaaattttcttaaaaaggtaaacaaataaattatataaattaacttaaatttttagtttatatttacgatatttataatatttatcataaatttcagaaaaagtTCAATAACACAATTCGTATTGAAAACATTCAATgtacaaatttaaatcattttgtagCGGTTGTTGATACATTGAATCGAACACCGAACTGTGTTGAAGTTGATAAAACTTTCGGTTTTAATGATCGAAAGTTATCAGTGGATATTGTATCACATAATGGATTCATTTGGATAAAAGTAATTGCACGAAATTCGAAATCATTATTGCAGGCTGTTGAAGGTGATACAAGTTACGGTACTAAATCTATTGTAGATCATGCTGATGATTTTCTAGAATGTGCTAAATTGTATCCagtttgttttcaaaatccAAAAGTATGTATTTCGagtgattttgtatttttttcccCAATCATCCGCAGAAGTTTAAAGTAGTTTGATTCCCTTTTTCTTAAGAGATCTTCTATCAAACCTAAAATAActcctaaattttttaaaagggaGACAAAAACCCGGGGATGTTAATAATTTGCCTATTGCATTTTTTGAAGGGACAATAAGATTTTAGAAGATGGGCTTTATCTAAAGTTACTGAAAAATTTGCAattgctgaaatttttaggttatatttcatttttcacaagGAATTACACCAGAACTTTTGAATGTATTACAAACTACTGAAATTACCGTaacaacaaatgaaaattttgtggatataattgaaaaattacaattaaataaaccgataaatcaagaaatttatgtaaataatttttgtaatttagctacaaagaaattaaatttagatgTATCGTCCATGATTGCGTATGTGAGTAATTTAACGAATGGATATTGTAATTATATCTACAAAGAGGCTTTATTAACACAACAAGCTCAATGGGAAGCTGAACGACCCGTAAAACCTATACTGGACAAGTTATTTAACGGTATGTAGTTTCAGTGCAAAGTTTAATCcaaaataagtttatatatCATCGTAATCTTGTAATTTCCGtcaaattttaaactaactatCAAAAAGGGGCCAAAAACCATCCCAACCCGTGCTAACTCGACCCAGATCAACTTAACATAACGCAATGAGttgatttttgttcataaatGTTGAATTAGATTTAGTTGGAGCGATTTTTTGCAATCCTTTTACAATCTGACagaaattacaatattacattGACATATATAACTcagtgttaaatttttaggaagGCAATTATTATGTTGTGAAACTgccttaaatgattttaaaagtataatcgAAACCGTTGGAGGTGAAACTGAAAAATGTAGGGCCAAAGAATTGATAGACCGATTATGTGTTTTGTCCAGTGATGTTGTAGAAACAGCAATTGAAAAACATGATATTAAACTtggtggaaaaattaaaaaacgttcGCTTCTTGTGTTTGAGTTTGGAAATCAAATTCAATCCGTCACAGTTACAGCAAATGAAGGTTTCGTTCGTTCAGTTAAACAACAGGTATGTACATCTGTACAAAAGTTTTCATAGCCGGGtacttttcttcaaaataagTCAAAGATTCATTCAGTAGCATTTCGTCAGCCACGAGGATCCTTCTTGCCAAAATTAAGACAAGtcttagttcaaaattttcttttactgaGTGAACATTATTTAAGTCGCCTTACAGTTATCCCAGACGccttgtttttgtaaaaacagCACTTAGGCATCGAAAAACACTTTAAAGAAACAAATGTACCCTTTTATGTCAAATGAATGTGCCCGATTTATTTGGATTAGATTTTGTTCATCGATTTGATCTGGTTGCCACGAGGATCCTTCTCCCCAAAATTAAGACCAGCACTTGGTGTTCGAAAAACCCATTAACGAAACAAATGTACCCTTTTATGTCAAATGAATGTGTCatagtattttcaatttatgattTATCTTTCTGATATTTTTTAGGGTGTTGAATATGCTGTTTTTATTCATGAATCTCGAGCTTTAACCGAACAGAAAGAGAAGACGGCTACTAAACGAATTTAATAAAACCTACAAGtattaaaactgtatataattttgtaaatttcaattttgtaataaagtttatttttttctaatatctaTTGTAGATCCGAAATTATTATAGTGTTTAAGCTAATATTACAGTAACAAAAATcggttaataaaagaaaatgaaataaaccgctcACTTTTTCCTAAAACCTGGTGGAATGTGTTTTTTAGATGAGAAATATCATTCGTAAACCATGAGTTAATGgtgtaaatatttctatttgttagAATTTCCTATGATAGGATATATGATCATCGATGTAATTATTTCTATTGTAGAagtgaaatatcgaaaatttaattctGATCGTATATTACCCAGCGGCATCTTTTTGTCTGATCCAaaggttataaaaaaatgaaaagacgcAAAAAAATGGGAATCAAATGTTTGTCActgataataatgaaaaataggttctaattttgatcagaaaattatgaaaatcgagTTCATTTTATTGTTGTGTGCATCTATGTCTGGATATAAAGAAATAACAGTTCGAACGCAAAATCTCAAGCAAtctgttttcaatttaaatttttcttataaacatCGTGGTTTTTCATTTTAGGCCAGTCATTCagatttaaaaactataatcaaaACAATCTTGATAGAGAcgattcaaaactatttttatggtAGTCTATATTGTCATAGAGTCTACAAAAATTTATGAGCAGATTTTTCCTACATTTTCTACTTGGAAATGTATCTTGCCGATTTGCTAGATTATGataacctttttttgaaaaaatacactagGTACTGGTGTCGGACATCAATGCAGACGACCGACCACGACCGGTTATTATTACACttctgataaaatattatgttttatttggaAAACACAGTTTTTTTCATGTTAGTCAATCGTCAATATGAAAACGTTAAATTCGACGCTTTTAAGGTAGTGCGTATTTGTTCAGAGTGCGCCAAATTCGATGTTTTAATAGGGTATCTCGCAATTACTATAcgaggtagaaaaaaatgtttagtattCTCTCGATCTCTTTTTTTAAGACAAGTTCATTGGTGCCAACAAAAACTGGAtcgcatttttttgttttcgagatacgtcgtattgtcaagttataacataattcaccatcaaaattgatttaagtttaaagtattattcCATCCCGCTGAATTGCGAGGTTTTTGGATAGATTTTGGTAGGTGCAGAGCAGCATGAAGAATTCTGAACGTCACAAGATTTGCCGTGAGGAGTATTCACCTTTTTTCACAGGTCTTCCGACGAATTTACTTTTAATGCACTCGCCGGTTATTTTGCATATTCAATGTCGACTAGAGTTCAtatatttcttttgttattGCCAATAATAATACTCAATGCTCATGCATGCTAATAACGCACAATGTTATTTACTCGTATGTGCAAGTGTTAATATGTTgaagtttttttctaattaaaaaaaagtttgatcgTGAAACcaaaaatgtgaaatattttttaaaataatgaaaacatttcAAGATTGTGTTCGATtccgaattaaaaaattatgtgttcttttaaactattaatttttatattgttgttatattttcaacaaacttGTACAATCATTGgtgtgtaatttttaatttgtttttaaataaatcgccGAAGAACAGAAATTCAAAATGTTTACTTAAATCACTTTTACTAAAAATGGCTTTTTGGCTCTTGCGTCCACCTTGTGATTTACGGGTTGGTCATACCTTTATAATGGGGTCAAATTAACACGGATCTGTAGGATTTTTGGGCCTTGCGCTCACCCTATAATGGTGTACACTCCatgtaatatatgtaattttaccaaaaatgagTTAAGTAAACATTTACCAccattaattattgtaaaaataattttgatttataaaaattgaaacttgaataatctatgaaaatcaaactttattattgtatggtatgtatttCGAACTAATCGAATGTTTTCTCTAGAATCGAAAACAGAGAACATCTAAATATCAAGTATCTATCTTGATATTTTTAC
The Chrysoperla carnea chromosome 4, inChrCarn1.1, whole genome shotgun sequence genome window above contains:
- the LOC123297411 gene encoding phosphate carrier protein, mitochondrial-like — protein: MSLLSTLFDQSWSNPFKSPFTSVQCKETTTSSVTDKSVIESRTFDPKYAELVSKYSIGIAAATSEQGDSCEFASNKYYALCAIGGILACGPTHTAVVPLDLVKCRMQVDPAKYKNLIQGLKLTLKEDGAKGLAKGWAPTLIGYSMQGAFKYGLYELFKVEYLKLMGEENAYTYRVALYLAASASAEFFADIALSPMEAAKVKIQTTPGFANTLREALPKMMKEEGLTAFYKGVVPLWGRQIPYTMVKFACFEKTMELLYLYVVPKPREECTKAEQLAVTFTAGYIAGVFCAIVSHPADTVVSKLNQAKGATIGDIVKKIGFAGLWGGLGTRIVMIGTLTALQWFIYDGVKVALRIPRPPPAEMPESLKKKLEQGAP
- the LOC123298276 gene encoding UPF0415 protein C7orf25 homolog: MSCENLPELLIEKLSLGQNLLEKLHNLSHINGVNKLKRKINQELNFLKKKKFNNTIRIENIQCTNLNHFVAVVDTLNRTPNCVEVDKTFGFNDRKLSVDIVSHNGFIWIKVIARNSKSLLQAVEGDTSYGTKSIVDHADDFLECAKLYPVCFQNPKVIFHFSQGITPELLNVLQTTEITVTTNENFVDIIEKLQLNKPINQEIYVNNFCNLATKKLNLDVSSMIAYVSNLTNGYCNYIYKEALLTQQAQWEAERPVKPILDKLFNGRQLLCCETALNDFKSIIETVGGETEKCRAKELIDRLCVLSSDVVETAIEKHDIKLGGKIKKRSLLVFEFGNQIQSVTVTANEGFVRSVKQQGVEYAVFIHESRALTEQKEKTATKRI